One part of the Granulicella arctica genome encodes these proteins:
- a CDS encoding multicopper oxidase family protein, producing MSSSRRSFLQQASALSLLYSAQRALPQTVVQPAMPHMQMPKVTSPDPTPPRIGPPMLNTLQLTPFVDPLPLPEILRPSLQNGHHTLTLTMREIRAKVHRDVPLTRMWSYGPTALAPLVEARAGEPLQIRWVNDLPTKHFLPIDQSLHGCGPNIPEVRTIAHLHGAKVPSQDDGYPDDWFTPGHSRTCTYPFQQDATALWFHDHAMGINRLNTYAGLFGMLLLRDHVEDSLHLPSGKYEIPLILYDRDFSATGQLFYDVSGDPEHPWIPEFTADGVLINGKIRPFFEVEPRLYRFRLLNTANSRFFNLSLSNGQPLIQIGTDQGLLSSPVELHRLTLASAERADILIDFTHSAGQTLHLRTGAFDILELRVAKQAAAPASGIPKILRPIERIPESSATTTRTLTLHEYQDEAARPMVMLINRKHWHEPTTEKPKLNSTEIWEFVNLTEDTHPMHLHLVRFQILDRRPFDTDDYLVNKKLRFTAPAEPPAPNELGWKDTVQCPSGVITRIIVRFEGYTGKYLYHCHILEHEANDMMRPFEVIA from the coding sequence TTGTCCTCGTCCCGACGTTCCTTCCTCCAGCAAGCCTCAGCCCTCAGCCTCCTCTATAGCGCGCAACGCGCCCTGCCCCAAACCGTGGTCCAGCCAGCCATGCCTCACATGCAGATGCCGAAGGTGACCTCGCCCGATCCCACTCCGCCCCGCATCGGCCCCCCCATGCTCAACACCCTCCAGCTCACCCCCTTCGTCGATCCCCTCCCGCTGCCCGAGATCCTCCGGCCGAGCCTCCAGAACGGCCACCACACCCTCACTCTCACCATGCGCGAGATCCGCGCCAAGGTCCACCGCGACGTCCCCCTCACCCGCATGTGGAGCTACGGCCCTACCGCCCTCGCCCCACTCGTCGAAGCCCGCGCCGGTGAGCCCCTCCAGATCCGCTGGGTCAACGACCTCCCCACCAAACACTTCCTCCCCATCGACCAATCCCTCCACGGCTGCGGCCCAAACATCCCCGAGGTCCGCACCATCGCACACCTGCACGGCGCAAAGGTTCCCTCCCAGGACGACGGCTACCCCGACGACTGGTTCACCCCCGGCCACAGCCGCACCTGCACCTATCCCTTCCAGCAGGACGCCACCGCCCTCTGGTTCCACGATCACGCCATGGGCATCAACCGCCTCAACACCTACGCCGGCCTCTTCGGCATGCTCCTGCTCCGCGACCACGTCGAGGACTCCCTCCACCTGCCCTCCGGCAAGTACGAGATTCCCCTCATCCTCTATGACCGCGACTTCAGCGCCACCGGCCAGCTCTTCTACGACGTCTCCGGCGACCCCGAGCACCCCTGGATCCCCGAGTTCACCGCCGACGGCGTCCTCATCAACGGAAAAATCCGCCCCTTCTTCGAGGTCGAGCCACGCCTCTACCGCTTCCGCCTCCTCAACACCGCCAACAGCCGCTTCTTCAACCTCTCCCTCTCGAACGGCCAGCCCCTCATCCAGATCGGCACCGATCAGGGCCTGCTTAGCTCACCCGTCGAGCTCCATCGCCTCACCCTCGCCTCCGCCGAGCGCGCCGACATCCTCATCGACTTCACCCACTCCGCCGGTCAAACCCTCCACCTCCGCACCGGAGCCTTCGACATCCTCGAGCTCCGCGTAGCAAAACAAGCCGCCGCACCCGCGTCCGGCATCCCCAAAATCCTCCGCCCCATCGAGCGCATCCCCGAGTCCTCCGCCACCACCACCCGCACCCTCACCCTGCATGAGTACCAGGACGAGGCCGCCCGCCCCATGGTCATGCTCATCAACCGCAAGCACTGGCACGAGCCCACCACCGAAAAGCCAAAGCTCAACTCCACCGAGATCTGGGAGTTCGTCAACCTCACCGAAGACACGCACCCCATGCACCTGCACCTCGTGCGCTTCCAGATCCTCGACCGTCGCCCCTTCGACACCGACGACTACCTGGTCAACAAGAAGCTACGCTTCACCGCTCCCGCCGAACCGCCCGCGCCCAACGAGCTCGGCTGGAAGGACACCGTCCAGTGCCCCTCCGGCGTCATCACCCGCATCATCGTCCGCTTCGAAGGCTACACCGGCAAATACC